From Pirellulales bacterium, the proteins below share one genomic window:
- a CDS encoding dienelactone hydrolase family protein translates to MVNYLAWGLLALVVGADPTEEAVARFEEREIKFTGGEYTDEVFRYRVLKPERIEPGKKYPVVLFLHGAGERGSDNRKQLAYLPEWMSDEEHREKYPCFLVAPQCRTNRWWINPNQFLSTKGEIVPLSTQLEAALTAFKQVLADEPIDRERIYLTGISMGGFGSWAVAGEYPRSFAAVAPICGGGRTQQAEKLVGVPLWAFHGDADPVVPVARTRMLIEALRAAGGDPKYTEFPGVAHDSWTPAYTDPTGLIPWMFEQKSDKLEPLP, encoded by the coding sequence GTGGTGAACTATCTGGCCTGGGGTCTATTGGCGCTCGTCGTGGGGGCGGATCCCACGGAGGAGGCCGTTGCGCGGTTCGAAGAGCGCGAGATCAAGTTCACCGGAGGCGAGTATACCGACGAGGTGTTTCGCTATCGCGTGCTGAAGCCCGAGCGGATCGAGCCGGGCAAAAAGTATCCCGTGGTGCTCTTTCTCCACGGGGCGGGAGAACGGGGAAGCGACAATCGCAAGCAATTGGCGTATCTGCCTGAGTGGATGTCGGACGAGGAGCATCGCGAGAAGTATCCTTGCTTCCTCGTCGCGCCGCAATGTCGCACGAATCGATGGTGGATCAACCCGAATCAATTTCTCTCCACCAAGGGGGAGATCGTCCCGCTGAGCACTCAACTCGAGGCGGCCTTGACGGCGTTCAAGCAGGTGCTGGCCGACGAGCCGATCGATCGGGAGCGCATTTACCTGACGGGCATCTCGATGGGAGGGTTTGGCTCGTGGGCCGTCGCGGGCGAGTATCCGCGGAGCTTTGCCGCCGTAGCGCCGATCTGCGGCGGCGGGCGAACGCAACAGGCCGAGAAGCTGGTCGGTGTGCCGCTGTGGGCCTTCCACGGCGATGCCGACCCCGTGGTGCCGGTCGCGAGAACGCGGATGTTGATCGAAGCGCTGCGCGCGGCGGGAGGAGATCCGAAATACACGGAGTTCCCCGGTGTGGCGCACGACAGTTGGACGCCGGCCTATACTGACCCGACGGGGCTGATCCCCTGGATGTTCGAGCAGAAGAGCGACAAGCTGGAACCGTTGCCGTGA
- a CDS encoding tetratricopeptide repeat protein translates to MSIHRERATLLLGQDRYALAEEQLRLALAETPSDAIAQALLALCVLKREDYKEATQLARTAVHLGPDIAYTHYIQALVLYERRRYKEALAPLAEAQRLDPTAAEFHGLHAAIEYHLDRWQGALEAAERGLACDPHHEQCASLRSMSLVQLGKFDQAAAATGAALHQSPDSAITHATRGWTLLTQGYHKEALEHFREALRLDPTSDSARAGMVHAMKARYWPYRLLLNYYYHMGRMTKALRWVFVIGLVVGVRIVRSAAESIPGLAPLGVLLGVAYALVVYFTWTGIPLSNVFLRFNRYGRYALSRDETVASNWVAAFLVGAVLSGLAALACWSIGFLILTGVCLALVLVVSMVYLTATGIRRWLMGSVAFALAIVGLGAAAAELTAEFAAISPQAAEGFEKIAIVLATLGGFGVLGFTWVANVSASTEERR, encoded by the coding sequence ATGAGCATCCATCGCGAACGAGCCACGCTGCTCTTGGGGCAGGACCGCTACGCTCTGGCGGAAGAACAGTTGCGGCTGGCGCTGGCCGAAACGCCCAGCGATGCCATTGCGCAGGCGCTACTGGCGCTGTGCGTCCTTAAGCGAGAGGACTACAAAGAGGCCACGCAGTTGGCGCGCACGGCCGTCCACCTGGGTCCGGATATCGCGTATACGCACTATATCCAGGCCCTCGTGCTCTACGAGCGCCGGCGCTACAAGGAGGCCCTGGCGCCCCTGGCCGAGGCGCAACGTCTCGATCCCACTGCGGCCGAGTTCCACGGTCTGCACGCCGCCATTGAATATCACCTCGACCGTTGGCAAGGGGCTCTCGAAGCAGCCGAGCGGGGGCTGGCCTGCGATCCCCACCACGAACAATGCGCGAGCCTGCGCTCGATGTCGCTCGTGCAGTTGGGCAAGTTCGATCAGGCGGCCGCCGCGACAGGAGCGGCCCTGCATCAATCGCCCGACAGCGCGATTACCCACGCCACGCGCGGCTGGACGCTGCTGACGCAAGGCTATCACAAAGAGGCGCTCGAGCACTTTCGCGAGGCGCTGCGCCTCGATCCGACGAGCGACTCCGCACGAGCAGGCATGGTGCATGCCATGAAGGCGCGCTACTGGCCCTATCGCCTGTTGCTCAATTACTACTATCACATGGGACGCATGACGAAGGCGCTACGCTGGGTCTTCGTGATCGGACTGGTCGTGGGCGTGCGCATCGTGCGCTCTGCCGCCGAATCGATTCCCGGCCTGGCGCCGCTGGGCGTTTTGCTCGGCGTCGCCTACGCGCTCGTCGTGTACTTCACCTGGACGGGAATTCCGTTGTCGAATGTTTTTCTACGGTTCAACCGCTACGGCCGCTACGCGCTTTCGCGCGATGAGACGGTCGCCTCGAACTGGGTGGCGGCCTTTCTCGTCGGCGCGGTCCTTTCCGGCCTCGCGGCGTTGGCGTGCTGGTCGATCGGGTTTCTGATCCTGACCGGCGTGTGCCTGGCCCTCGTGCTGGTGGTGTCGATGGTCTACCTGACGGCCACCGGCATCCGCCGCTGGCTGATGGGAAGCGTGGCGTTCGCCCTGGCGATCGTGGGCCTCGGCGCCGCGGCAGCGGAGCTGACGGCCGAATTCGCGGCGATCTCGCCCCAAGCGGCCGAAGGCTTCGAGAAGATCGCGATCGTGCTGGCAACCCTGGGGGGCTTCGGTGTGCTGGGCTTCACCTGGGTCGCCAACGTCAGTGCCTCGACGGAGGAGCGGCGCTAG
- a CDS encoding saccharopine dehydrogenase NADP-binding domain-containing protein, with protein MNKTQPMIYGASGYTGRLIAREAVRRGLRPILAGRSLESFAALAKELDCPTRVFSLDRPEEIAGALGDVAAVAHCAGPFSATARPMMDACIASQTHYLDITGEIDVIEAGHELHERAAAAGIALMPAVGFDVVPSDCLAATLAAELPNATLLQLAFTGTGGFSPGTAKTMVEGLPHGGKARINGKLERVPPAWKTREIPFRTGTQTGVTIPWGDVASAYYSTGIPNIEVYLSDPGFKPKHMHRLRWLMPLLGIGLVQRFLKRFIEKRVPGPSDRARENSRSSLWGRVEDAQGKAVEATLETLGGYPLTVLTTVTVLEKVLAGEGPRGYATPAMAFGKDFILTMPATDLRIERAAQATAHP; from the coding sequence GTGAATAAAACACAACCGATGATCTACGGCGCCTCGGGATATACGGGGCGGTTGATTGCGCGCGAGGCGGTGCGGCGCGGGCTGCGGCCGATTCTTGCCGGGCGTAGCCTCGAGTCGTTCGCGGCGCTGGCGAAGGAACTCGATTGCCCGACCCGCGTCTTTTCGCTCGACCGGCCGGAGGAGATCGCCGGCGCGCTGGGCGATGTGGCGGCGGTGGCCCACTGCGCGGGGCCCTTCAGCGCGACGGCCCGCCCGATGATGGACGCCTGCATCGCCTCGCAAACCCATTACCTCGACATCACCGGCGAGATCGACGTGATCGAAGCGGGGCACGAACTGCACGAGCGCGCCGCCGCGGCCGGCATCGCCCTGATGCCCGCCGTCGGCTTCGATGTCGTGCCGAGCGATTGCCTGGCCGCCACGCTGGCGGCCGAATTGCCGAATGCCACGTTGCTGCAGCTCGCGTTCACTGGCACAGGGGGCTTCAGTCCCGGCACGGCCAAGACGATGGTCGAAGGGTTGCCCCACGGAGGCAAGGCACGCATTAACGGCAAGCTCGAGCGTGTGCCGCCGGCCTGGAAGACGCGCGAGATTCCCTTCCGCACCGGCACGCAGACGGGCGTGACGATTCCCTGGGGGGATGTCGCGTCGGCCTACTATTCGACCGGCATTCCGAACATCGAGGTGTACCTGTCCGATCCTGGGTTCAAGCCGAAGCATATGCACCGGCTGCGCTGGCTGATGCCCTTGTTGGGGATCGGGCTCGTGCAGCGTTTCTTGAAGCGCTTCATCGAGAAGCGCGTGCCGGGGCCGTCGGACCGCGCGCGGGAAAACAGTCGCTCGTCCCTCTGGGGGCGCGTGGAAGATGCCCAAGGCAAGGCCGTCGAGGCGACGCTCGAGACGCTCGGGGGCTATCCGCTGACCGTGCTGACCACCGTGACGGTGTTGGAGAAGGTGCTCGCCGGCGAAGGCCCGCGCGGGTATGCGACGCCGGCGATGGCCTTTGGCAAGGATTTTATTCTGACGATGCCGGCGACCGATCTCCGCATCGAGCGGGCAGCTCAGGCGACGGCTCATCCCTGA
- a CDS encoding AAA family ATPase, producing MATSDDAIRALRAAVSVSPDNVPLRQHLAESLLGLGRGDEAEVEYRAALGTSPNDAGLKLGLARAFNQQGKHSHALVIVEDLLKLPQPPAAAHLLYARFLLSEGDVQRAVTHYRQAQQVDPTARDEELAAQLGIDAQPEDELADGRIRLGRDTDAASSIERVAERPQINFNDVGGMEPLKEEIRLKIIYPIEHAEMFRAYGKPVGGGILMYGPPGCGKTYLARATAGEIKAEFLAVGINDVLEMWFGNSERNLHELFERARRQQPCVLFFDEIDALGASRTDMRQSAGRQLINQFLAELDGVDSSNDGVLILGATNAPWHLDNAFRRPGRFDRIVFVPPPDAAARAGILRVLCRGKPLGDIDYDAVARKTDGFSGADLKNTLDLAIEEILHAAVRGGAPRPLSTKDLLAAAKRVRPSTAEWFATARNYALYSNQGGIYDDILKYLKL from the coding sequence ATGGCCACGTCCGACGATGCGATTCGTGCCTTGCGCGCGGCGGTGAGTGTTTCGCCCGATAATGTCCCGCTCCGGCAGCATCTTGCTGAAAGCTTGCTGGGCCTGGGGCGCGGCGATGAGGCCGAGGTCGAGTATCGCGCCGCGCTCGGAACCTCGCCGAACGATGCCGGGCTCAAGCTGGGGCTGGCCCGGGCATTCAATCAGCAAGGCAAGCACTCGCACGCGCTGGTCATCGTCGAAGACTTGCTGAAGCTGCCGCAGCCCCCCGCCGCGGCGCACCTGCTCTATGCCCGGTTCCTCTTGAGCGAAGGGGATGTTCAGCGCGCCGTGACGCACTACCGCCAGGCGCAACAGGTCGACCCGACCGCGCGTGATGAAGAGCTCGCCGCGCAGCTCGGCATCGATGCCCAGCCCGAGGATGAACTCGCCGACGGCCGCATTCGCCTGGGGCGCGACACCGACGCCGCGTCGTCGATCGAGCGGGTAGCCGAGCGTCCGCAGATCAATTTCAACGACGTCGGTGGCATGGAGCCCCTGAAGGAAGAGATCCGGCTGAAGATCATCTACCCGATCGAACATGCCGAGATGTTCCGCGCCTATGGCAAGCCCGTCGGCGGCGGCATCTTGATGTACGGACCGCCGGGCTGTGGAAAGACATACCTGGCCCGCGCGACGGCGGGAGAGATCAAGGCCGAATTTCTCGCCGTTGGTATCAACGACGTGCTCGAGATGTGGTTCGGCAATAGCGAACGCAACCTGCACGAGTTGTTCGAGCGCGCGCGTCGCCAGCAGCCCTGCGTCCTTTTCTTCGACGAGATCGACGCCCTGGGAGCCAGCCGCACCGATATGCGGCAAAGCGCGGGCCGGCAACTCATCAACCAGTTTCTCGCTGAGTTGGATGGCGTCGATTCGTCGAATGACGGCGTGTTGATTCTCGGCGCGACGAACGCCCCCTGGCACCTCGACAATGCCTTTCGCCGGCCGGGACGCTTCGACCGGATCGTCTTCGTGCCTCCTCCCGATGCCGCGGCGCGGGCCGGTATCTTGCGCGTGCTGTGCCGCGGCAAGCCGCTGGGCGATATCGACTACGATGCCGTCGCTCGCAAGACCGACGGTTTCTCGGGCGCCGATCTCAAGAACACGCTCGATCTGGCGATCGAAGAGATTCTGCACGCAGCCGTGCGCGGCGGCGCGCCGCGGCCACTCTCGACGAAAGACCTGCTCGCCGCCGCCAAACGGGTGCGCCCCAGCACGGCGGAGTGGTTCGCCACGGCGCGGAACTATGCCCTCTACTCGAACCAGGGAGGCATTTACGACGACATTCTCAAGTACCTGAAGTTATGA
- a CDS encoding carbon-nitrogen hydrolase family protein, with translation MSHRLRPIVLLLIVVATWTPRLRGEEPAAVAATMPTTLRVAAVQMRSSRDLAANLRAIDGYLARAAKAGARVAVFPECALTGYFDAQTMRAFTPEQLADAERQVAESCRRHEIYAIIGTPWRDGDKLYNSAVVLAPTGKVIERYHKLQLAESWPTAGDHLSVFKIDGIPASIIICHDERYPELVRLPVLAGSRVVFYLSHESGLKQESKLAPYRAQIQARAVENTVYIVHANAPANEDATGSHGQSRLIAPDGNLIGEASLFGEDVLLGTLELERATGKQARLSLDRGTLADWWRAGIERVRIIEE, from the coding sequence ATGAGCCATCGACTCCGACCGATTGTGTTGCTTTTGATCGTCGTCGCCACCTGGACGCCACGGTTACGGGGTGAAGAACCTGCTGCGGTAGCGGCGACGATGCCGACAACACTCCGCGTGGCCGCCGTGCAGATGCGCTCTTCGCGCGACCTGGCAGCCAACCTGCGCGCGATCGATGGTTATCTCGCCCGCGCGGCCAAGGCGGGCGCCCGCGTCGCGGTCTTTCCCGAGTGCGCACTGACCGGCTACTTCGACGCCCAGACGATGCGGGCCTTTACTCCCGAACAACTCGCTGATGCCGAACGCCAGGTGGCCGAGTCCTGCCGCAGGCACGAGATCTACGCCATCATCGGTACGCCCTGGCGCGACGGCGATAAGCTCTACAACTCCGCCGTCGTCCTCGCTCCCACGGGTAAGGTGATCGAGCGCTACCACAAGCTGCAGCTTGCCGAGTCGTGGCCCACGGCGGGCGATCACCTCTCGGTCTTCAAGATCGACGGCATTCCAGCCTCGATCATCATCTGCCACGACGAGCGTTATCCCGAGCTCGTGCGTCTGCCGGTGCTGGCGGGCTCGCGCGTCGTGTTCTACCTGTCGCACGAATCAGGCTTGAAGCAGGAGTCGAAGCTCGCCCCGTATCGCGCGCAGATTCAGGCTCGCGCCGTCGAGAACACGGTCTACATCGTCCACGCCAACGCGCCGGCCAACGAGGACGCCACCGGCTCGCACGGGCAAAGCCGCCTCATCGCCCCGGATGGCAATCTGATCGGCGAGGCGAGCCTCTTCGGCGAAGACGTCCTCCTCGGCACGCTCGAACTCGAAAGAGCAACGGGCAAACAAGCGCGATTAAGCCTCGACCGCGGCACGCTCGCCGACTGGTGGCGCGCGGGAATCGAGCGCGTCCGCATCATCGAAGAGTAA